The Saccharothrix violaceirubra genome segment CTGGTGCTGGCCCAGAGGTTGGCGCAGTGGTGCTCGCGGGCGCCCGAGCTGGAGGAGGACGTGGCGCTGGCCAACATCGCGCTCGACCTGCTCGGCCAGGCCCGGCTGCTGCTGACCCGCGCGGGCGAGGTCGAGGGCGCGGGGCGGGGCGAGGACGCGCTGGCCTACCTGCGCGACGAGCGCGAGTTCCGCAACGTGCACCTGGTCGAGATCGAGTGCGGGCCGCTGGTCGGCGGTGACTTCGCCACGACGATCGCGCGGTTGCTGGTGTTCTCGTCGTGGCGGCTGGCCGTGTTCACGCGACTGTGCGGGCACGCCGATCCGGTGTTGGCGGCGATCGCGGCCAAGGGCGTGAAGGAGTTGGCGTACCACCGGGACCACGCGGCGCAGTGGGTCGTCCGGCTGGGTGACGGCACGGAGGAGTCGCATCGGCGGATGACGGCCGGGTTCGAGCGGGTGTGGCCTTACGTGCCGGAGCTGTTCGATGCCGACCCGATGGTCGACATGGCCGACGTGCGGTCCGAAGTGGACAGTGTGGTGGACGCGGTGTTCGGGGCGGCCGGGCTCGAACGGCCCTCGGTCGGACCCGCCTCGCGCGTGAACGGACGGGCCGGACGCGCGGGCGTGCACACCGAGGCCATGGGCTACCTGCTCGCCGAGATGCAGTACGTGCACCGGTCGTTGCCGGGTGCGCGA includes the following:
- the paaC gene encoding 1,2-phenylacetyl-CoA epoxidase subunit PaaC yields the protein MNAYEDLLDHEDAHWAFGTGFADPLTGVDRAVPSDVDGLFEGCLALGDDALVLAQRLAQWCSRAPELEEDVALANIALDLLGQARLLLTRAGEVEGAGRGEDALAYLRDEREFRNVHLVEIECGPLVGGDFATTIARLLVFSSWRLAVFTRLCGHADPVLAAIAAKGVKELAYHRDHAAQWVVRLGDGTEESHRRMTAGFERVWPYVPELFDADPMVDMADVRSEVDSVVDAVFGAAGLERPSVGPASRVNGRAGRAGVHTEAMGYLLAEMQYVHRSLPGARW